Proteins encoded in a region of the Sulfurimonas marina genome:
- a CDS encoding helicase-related protein, with translation MAKKNKKNTKINQRIRKYFDDDPFDIGIERVESKTLSELFGALGIYDIEHNRDLMIKTLRMIWSEADSEIRRDILHFFENEGIIYKGDKVSEQHHFDRDAKIEALLSELDVTPEEATRLREAFSTIRSKKITIEKMESKLRHIRFEIKKEVLEKELEGFFDIDDSLEFNASLKYKIYDQQFHKILTLNTKPYSYEYIETEPFEAIVEKIGADKVEIVKAKQQSIEKFIASIKDPHQYLTHEEIVNSLRSSPPKTMLSYPLITPKVLRKIINQKIDAKAIDIHDEELLIEVVQSLELPNSQRVVEYNLDLHVELNGVLEEIWNARGFNFDQILNEYKSEFEKAFLEELEALVAECASYANLLNYEKEEIYNKVYDFLLDQLGIHLTITPKIYRKTVRRFLYSIQEELIKKQRQELLARTIRDFKNLFPIARDMKRKLTLHIGPTNSGKTYTAMQRLKDADTGYYLAPLRLLALEGYENLNSMGVDCSLITGEEQLINDEATHISSTIEMMNFDVDVDVCVIDEVQMIDDRDRGWAWANAIIGAPAKEIIMTGSVNAKEAVIALAEYLGEELEIIEFERKNPLEVLDHPVHIEDIKPSTAVVAFSRKDVLKLKQRLSKTFSVSVVYGNLSPEVRREEARRFREGETQVLVATDAIAMGMNLPIKTILFSKADKFDGIIQRDLFPSEIHQISGRAGRYGLEEKGYVGALNKETLKVIKKNFHKEARKIATPFKVMANLEHIKLVSSILEENSLEEILNFFIKNMEFSGPFYAASLDDMLEASKIVDSYNLDIATKYHLACAPLTLKSPYIITAYETYIHALEKQELVHYQRPKLNGDFAQTSQELLMAEDMVKEISLYLWLSYRFSDYFVDVDKATESRYILNRYIEKTLQKTELSQTCKLCSAVLPTNSKYNICEKCFRKNYTRRGTGGRRPRS, from the coding sequence ATGGCAAAAAAAAATAAAAAAAATACCAAAATCAACCAACGCATAAGAAAATATTTTGATGATGATCCTTTCGATATAGGGATTGAGAGAGTTGAATCTAAAACATTAAGCGAGCTCTTTGGAGCACTTGGAATCTATGATATTGAACACAATCGCGATTTGATGATCAAAACACTTCGTATGATCTGGTCAGAAGCTGACAGTGAGATACGTCGCGATATTTTGCACTTCTTTGAGAATGAGGGGATTATCTACAAAGGGGATAAAGTCAGTGAACAACACCACTTTGATCGTGATGCGAAGATAGAAGCACTGCTGAGTGAGCTTGATGTAACCCCTGAAGAAGCGACGCGATTGCGTGAAGCATTCTCTACAATCAGAAGTAAAAAAATTACTATAGAGAAGATGGAATCAAAACTGCGCCATATCCGTTTTGAGATCAAAAAAGAGGTGTTGGAGAAAGAGCTTGAAGGTTTTTTCGATATTGACGACAGTCTGGAGTTTAATGCCTCTCTCAAGTACAAGATCTACGATCAACAGTTTCATAAAATTCTCACACTCAATACAAAGCCTTACTCTTATGAGTATATAGAGACAGAGCCGTTTGAAGCTATTGTTGAAAAGATAGGGGCCGATAAAGTAGAGATCGTAAAAGCAAAACAACAAAGTATTGAGAAGTTTATAGCTTCGATCAAAGACCCGCACCAATATTTAACACACGAAGAGATCGTAAACTCGCTGCGTTCATCTCCGCCAAAAACAATGTTGAGTTATCCGCTTATAACACCTAAAGTGCTGCGAAAAATTATCAATCAAAAGATAGATGCAAAAGCGATCGATATCCACGATGAAGAGCTGTTGATCGAAGTTGTCCAGAGCTTGGAGCTACCAAACTCTCAAAGAGTTGTGGAGTACAATTTAGACCTTCACGTAGAGTTAAACGGTGTACTAGAAGAGATCTGGAACGCACGCGGTTTTAATTTCGATCAAATTTTAAATGAGTATAAAAGTGAGTTTGAGAAAGCTTTTCTTGAAGAGCTTGAAGCACTTGTAGCTGAATGTGCTTCATATGCAAATCTGTTAAATTACGAAAAAGAGGAGATCTACAATAAGGTTTATGACTTTTTACTCGATCAGCTCGGGATTCATCTAACTATTACACCGAAGATCTACAGAAAAACCGTTCGCAGGTTCCTCTACTCTATTCAAGAGGAGTTGATTAAAAAGCAACGTCAAGAACTTCTGGCACGTACGATTCGTGATTTTAAAAATCTTTTCCCGATTGCACGTGACATGAAAAGAAAGCTTACTTTACACATAGGACCTACAAACAGCGGGAAAACATATACTGCTATGCAAAGATTAAAAGATGCAGATACGGGATATTATCTAGCACCTCTTAGACTTTTAGCGCTGGAGGGGTATGAGAATTTAAATTCTATGGGAGTTGATTGCTCGCTTATTACGGGTGAGGAGCAGCTTATTAACGATGAAGCAACCCATATCAGCTCAACCATAGAGATGATGAACTTTGATGTTGATGTTGATGTATGTGTGATTGATGAGGTACAGATGATCGATGATAGAGATCGTGGCTGGGCATGGGCAAATGCGATTATCGGTGCTCCGGCAAAAGAGATCATTATGACCGGTTCAGTCAACGCAAAAGAAGCAGTTATTGCACTTGCCGAGTATCTGGGTGAAGAGTTAGAGATTATTGAGTTTGAGAGAAAAAATCCGCTTGAAGTGTTAGATCATCCTGTCCATATAGAAGATATAAAACCTTCTACGGCGGTAGTCGCTTTTAGTAGAAAAGATGTACTCAAGCTCAAACAAAGACTTTCAAAAACTTTTAGCGTAAGTGTTGTTTACGGAAACCTCTCTCCTGAGGTTAGGCGCGAAGAGGCAAGAAGATTCCGCGAGGGTGAGACGCAGGTATTGGTTGCAACTGATGCGATTGCAATGGGGATGAATCTGCCGATCAAGACTATTTTATTCTCTAAAGCAGATAAGTTTGACGGGATCATTCAACGCGATCTTTTCCCTTCAGAGATCCATCAGATCTCGGGACGTGCAGGAAGATACGGTCTTGAAGAGAAAGGATACGTGGGGGCTTTAAATAAAGAGACCCTCAAAGTGATTAAGAAAAACTTTCATAAAGAGGCCAGAAAAATAGCCACGCCGTTTAAAGTGATGGCAAATCTGGAGCATATTAAACTGGTAAGCTCAATCCTGGAAGAGAATTCACTCGAAGAGATTTTAAACTTCTTTATCAAAAACATGGAGTTTAGCGGACCATTTTATGCGGCAAGTTTGGATGATATGCTTGAGGCCTCAAAGATAGTTGACAGTTACAATCTTGATATTGCGACAAAGTATCATTTGGCGTGTGCACCGCTTACTCTGAAATCGCCTTATATCATTACGGCTTACGAGACCTATATTCATGCTTTAGAGAAGCAGGAACTGGTACATTACCAGCGTCCGAAACTAAACGGTGATTTTGCTCAAACATCTCAAGAGCTGTTGATGGCAGAAGATATGGTTAAAGAGATCTCATTGTATCTGTGGCTGAGCTACCGTTTTAGTGATTATTTCGTAGATGTCGACAAAGCGACGGAATCAAGATATATTTTAAACCGCTATATAGAAAAGACTCTTCAAAAAACAGAGCTTTCACAAACGTGTAAGTTATGCAGTGCGGTATTGCCGACCAATTCAAAATATAATATTTGTGAAAAGTGTTTTAGAAAGAACTATACGAGAAGGGGTACGGGTGGGAGACGACCTAGAAGCTGA
- a CDS encoding methyl-accepting chemotaxis protein — protein sequence MFKSVKSKVIASILSLSIVGLISITYYLSYTLNDLSNSTTKRSLKMLSESIFQTMTTSMMMGDPSIVEQTFHSAKKIDGIEDLNIAKSKAVLEVYSPGEKFTTDPLLIDVLNNKATKLIEKTDNGHHTIRQIKPMIAEERCLQCHYNAKVGDVLGAMDLVLSLDKNDKEITATNTALIITLIVVVVIFMIVSSVFFMHEIMHPLTALKDKISDLISGDKDLTKRLAVKEGNEFGEAAHEVNNFIEMIQGTINEVKAQGKQNIKIASEIEHASHVIREATQQEKSLVDATGQKGIDIQHVLEETLEAAASTQATIQEADTELNNARASLSTLSNEVEGFVQSEEELLQELSALKNDTEQVKDVLSVINDIADQTNLLALNAAIEAARAGEHGRGFAVVADEVRKLAERTQKSLTEIDITVSTIVQSINDATDKMSKNAKQIEALSEISNDVEEKINITSHAMATSTTVANKSKEDSLKISNNVKEILENINQIESLSSQNNSSVQHIETDLKRLVEVATKLQTTIDEFRS from the coding sequence ATGTTTAAATCGGTCAAGTCAAAAGTTATTGCCTCGATACTCTCTTTATCAATCGTTGGATTGATATCAATCACGTATTATTTGTCGTATACACTCAACGATCTTTCAAACAGCACAACAAAGCGTTCACTGAAAATGTTAAGTGAATCTATTTTTCAAACAATGACAACAAGTATGATGATGGGTGATCCTTCTATTGTAGAACAAACGTTTCACTCTGCAAAGAAGATAGACGGTATTGAAGATTTAAACATTGCAAAATCAAAAGCTGTTCTTGAAGTATATTCACCAGGGGAAAAGTTCACAACAGATCCTCTTTTAATCGATGTACTTAATAATAAAGCAACTAAACTGATCGAAAAAACAGATAATGGTCATCATACGATCAGACAGATCAAACCTATGATTGCCGAAGAGAGATGTTTACAGTGTCACTATAATGCAAAAGTAGGTGATGTTTTAGGTGCTATGGACCTTGTACTCTCTCTAGATAAAAACGATAAAGAGATCACTGCAACAAATACAGCGTTAATCATTACACTTATTGTAGTTGTAGTTATTTTTATGATTGTTTCTTCTGTTTTCTTTATGCATGAGATTATGCATCCGCTAACGGCACTAAAAGATAAAATTTCTGACCTTATCAGCGGAGATAAAGACCTTACAAAAAGACTTGCCGTAAAAGAAGGGAACGAGTTCGGGGAAGCTGCTCATGAGGTAAATAACTTTATTGAGATGATCCAAGGCACTATCAATGAGGTGAAAGCACAAGGGAAGCAAAACATTAAAATCGCTTCTGAGATTGAACACGCTTCACACGTGATCAGAGAAGCGACACAACAAGAGAAAAGCTTAGTTGATGCTACAGGACAAAAAGGGATCGATATCCAACATGTTCTAGAAGAGACTCTAGAGGCTGCTGCAAGTACACAGGCAACTATTCAAGAAGCTGATACTGAACTAAACAATGCCAGAGCTTCTTTATCAACACTTAGCAATGAAGTTGAAGGGTTTGTACAAAGTGAAGAGGAGTTACTCCAAGAGCTTTCAGCACTCAAAAACGATACGGAACAGGTAAAAGATGTACTCAGCGTGATCAACGATATTGCAGATCAAACAAATCTCTTAGCGCTTAATGCCGCTATTGAGGCTGCTCGTGCAGGTGAGCATGGACGCGGGTTTGCGGTAGTTGCAGATGAAGTTAGAAAACTGGCAGAGCGCACACAAAAAAGTTTAACGGAGATCGACATCACTGTAAGTACTATTGTTCAATCGATCAATGATGCTACAGATAAAATGTCAAAAAATGCTAAACAGATTGAAGCACTTTCAGAGATCTCTAACGATGTTGAAGAGAAGATCAATATTACTTCACATGCGATGGCGACATCAACAACAGTTGCAAACAAATCAAAAGAGGATAGCCTCAAAATCTCTAACAACGTAAAAGAGATTCTTGAAAATATTAACCAGATTGAGAGTCTCTCTTCTCAAAACAACTCAAGTGTACAACACATAGAAACTGATCTCAAAAGATTAGTGGAAGTTGCAACAAAACTTCAAACTACGATCGACGAATTTAGAAGCTAA
- a CDS encoding histidine phosphatase family protein translates to MNLVLVRHSEVLEEYQGKYNGHIDIPLSKKGLEDAKELGEQLQSYDFDAIYCSDLTRTKETLAQFNLPIKPLYSKELREKSWGKHEGMSFEEIEASGIKYTTFSEWIEQLDGESVTEFTDRIENFFLSYLKKQKDLKTVLIVTHSGVIKTLLQILNNQTLEESFSKPIRYSSVTETLL, encoded by the coding sequence ATGAATCTTGTTCTAGTACGCCACTCAGAAGTACTTGAAGAGTATCAGGGAAAATATAACGGCCATATCGATATCCCTCTTTCAAAAAAGGGGCTTGAAGATGCCAAGGAGCTTGGAGAACAGCTTCAAAGTTATGATTTTGATGCCATATACTGTTCCGATCTTACACGTACAAAAGAGACTCTTGCACAGTTTAATCTTCCTATAAAACCTCTCTATTCAAAAGAGCTTCGTGAGAAATCGTGGGGGAAGCATGAGGGGATGAGTTTTGAAGAGATCGAAGCAAGCGGAATAAAATATACTACATTTTCTGAATGGATTGAACAACTTGATGGAGAGAGCGTAACGGAGTTTACCGATAGAATAGAGAACTTCTTTCTCTCTTATCTTAAAAAGCAAAAAGATCTCAAAACGGTTTTAATCGTTACCCACTCTGGAGTTATAAAAACTCTTTTACAAATTTTAAACAATCAAACACTCGAAGAGAGTTTTTCAAAACCGATTAGATATTCATCAGTCACTGAAACACTATTATGA
- a CDS encoding DUF4105 domain-containing protein: MVFPAAHINSPASMFGHTFLRINSKYNSKLLAYAINYAADADPDKENAVGFALKGLFGGYFGKYSLLPYYDKLKEYRDTERRDIWEYDLNLSQEEVMRMVRHIWELNGTKSYYYFFTENCSYNMLWLMEIARPSTHIREHFAYQVIPLESVHATNEEDLIAKEFYRPSKRTILLKYEELIKDQNIHFVKELQEDDKLNLTLLEDQNISTQQKQYIYEAAIEYLEYSFSRNEMKKEKYLDLFYKLSSSRAKLGKGEKLNFPNPENPLKSHRAVKFTVGGAMRDSSYYTVLGIRPAYHTLEDPQYGFLRGTQIEFLNIELGATEDSLKIEDLTVLSIKSIAQRTKLFSPFSWRTKFGWDKNYVDTKANFSASVGAGFSWGNELGYLYMMVDPIYYVADKSAGGIGASFGFDIDKYKSFKTNVEFTQRYYDTGDEQLLISAVQSVNMAQNFQLKAKYEYKEKYILREKKQEDNFRILLNYYF; the protein is encoded by the coding sequence TTGGTTTTTCCCGCAGCACATATAAACTCTCCCGCTTCAATGTTCGGGCACACTTTTTTGCGTATTAACTCCAAGTACAATTCAAAACTATTAGCATATGCGATCAACTATGCAGCTGATGCTGATCCTGATAAAGAAAATGCCGTCGGTTTTGCTCTTAAAGGGCTATTTGGAGGCTATTTCGGAAAATACTCGCTCTTACCTTATTATGATAAATTAAAAGAGTATAGAGATACCGAGAGACGTGATATCTGGGAGTATGATTTAAACCTTTCTCAAGAGGAAGTGATGCGCATGGTACGCCATATCTGGGAGTTAAACGGTACAAAATCTTACTACTACTTTTTCACCGAAAACTGCTCATACAATATGCTCTGGCTTATGGAGATAGCACGTCCTAGTACTCATATCAGGGAGCATTTTGCCTATCAAGTAATTCCATTGGAGAGTGTTCATGCAACCAATGAGGAAGATCTTATCGCTAAAGAGTTTTACAGACCTTCAAAACGTACTATCCTTTTAAAATATGAGGAGCTTATAAAAGATCAGAATATTCACTTTGTAAAAGAGCTCCAAGAGGATGACAAGCTAAATCTAACGCTCTTAGAAGATCAAAATATCTCTACTCAGCAGAAACAATATATCTATGAAGCTGCAATTGAATACTTAGAGTACTCATTTTCCCGTAACGAGATGAAAAAAGAGAAATATCTTGATCTTTTTTACAAACTCTCCTCTTCAAGAGCAAAACTGGGCAAAGGGGAAAAACTCAATTTTCCCAACCCAGAAAACCCTCTAAAATCTCACCGCGCAGTTAAATTTACTGTAGGGGGTGCCATGAGAGATTCCTCTTACTATACCGTTTTAGGTATCCGCCCGGCATACCATACCCTAGAAGATCCGCAGTACGGATTTTTAAGAGGTACACAGATAGAGTTTTTAAATATAGAGCTTGGAGCTACTGAAGATTCTCTAAAAATTGAAGACCTGACGGTACTATCGATTAAATCAATAGCCCAAAGAACAAAACTTTTCTCCCCGTTTTCATGGAGAACAAAATTTGGCTGGGATAAAAACTATGTCGATACAAAAGCAAACTTTAGTGCAAGTGTAGGTGCGGGATTTAGCTGGGGTAATGAGCTCGGATATCTTTATATGATGGTAGACCCTATCTATTATGTTGCAGATAAAAGTGCCGGAGGAATTGGTGCAAGTTTTGGTTTTGATATAGACAAATATAAGTCCTTTAAAACAAACGTAGAGTTTACGCAAAGATACTATGACACAGGAGATGAACAACTGTTAATATCTGCTGTACAGTCTGTGAATATGGCACAAAATTTCCAATTAAAAGCGAAATACGAATATAAAGAAAAATATATCCTTAGGGAGAAAAAACAGGAAGACAACTTTCGAATTCTTCTAAATTACTATTTTTAG
- a CDS encoding MlaE family ABC transporter permease, with protein sequence MIKIVEYIGDKTLHALSALNDIFYFTFLCSVSMFLPSSYNPAMRSVLIKQIYFTAIEILPLFAILSILFGTVVIGVVISVSVEYGLQEQMGSIIIKFVVDEFAPFFTALLISLRSSAAVNAEIAVMKVNKELNTLKEYKVDLVSYLFIPRIISGILSVTALTTLFAIIMLLAGYVFVFFYMSFDLHSYKMLLLNAIELKDLLILFAKGIAFGFMTMLIPIYSGLQAFNSYTAIPISVLKGMVRLFISIFVIEVLSLLVQFL encoded by the coding sequence ATGATCAAAATAGTAGAGTATATCGGCGATAAAACACTTCATGCCCTTAGCGCACTTAACGATATCTTTTATTTTACATTTCTTTGCAGTGTAAGTATGTTTCTCCCCTCCAGTTACAATCCTGCGATGCGTTCAGTCCTTATAAAGCAGATCTATTTTACAGCTATTGAAATTTTACCCCTTTTTGCAATTCTCTCCATCTTATTCGGTACGGTTGTTATCGGTGTGGTTATTTCGGTATCTGTGGAGTATGGTCTTCAAGAGCAGATGGGGTCTATCATTATTAAGTTTGTGGTTGACGAGTTCGCTCCCTTTTTTACCGCCTTGTTGATATCTCTGCGCTCCTCGGCGGCTGTGAATGCTGAGATAGCTGTGATGAAAGTAAATAAAGAGCTTAACACTTTAAAAGAGTACAAGGTAGATCTGGTAAGTTATCTCTTTATTCCCAGAATTATCAGTGGAATACTCAGTGTAACAGCTTTGACTACGCTCTTTGCTATTATTATGCTTCTAGCAGGGTATGTATTTGTCTTTTTTTATATGAGTTTCGATCTTCATTCCTATAAGATGCTTTTGCTTAATGCGATCGAGTTAAAAGATCTCTTGATACTTTTTGCCAAAGGGATCGCTTTTGGATTTATGACTATGCTTATTCCTATCTATAGCGGTCTGCAGGCATTTAACAGTTACACAGCTATCCCTATATCGGTTTTAAAAGGGATGGTGAGGTTATTTATCTCTATTTTTGTTATTGAGGTGTTATCATTACTAGTACAATTTCTATAA
- the cobT gene encoding nicotinate mononucleotide-dependent phosphoribosyltransferase CobT produces the protein MNTYNILTNEQTSLPRGKADFLLAASVTKTCEIEGITQAGIPGKIAYTPTLDAEFIVNEKLYSMPEIAETPSGVPTPALLTRAIHNLDPFETIEILDLGLEVKPQNVPVHHFDIKPSESIDHGANIDAKEIFAKGMKFGREYELKGNYLILGESTPAGTTTAAASVLALGYELEDAFSSSFLNAPKNIKKETLDKALSLINPEMSNFEKLGVVSDNMLLFCAGFLVEASRRFEIVLAGGTQMAACLLIADAVREDILKRLNHNNVTLATTQWVAKDPASDIAKILSHLSYTPNALYTTFTFENAEIPVLKKYDEGEAKEGVGAGAALAYGVSNSLENDQVVEAIELVMYNMM, from the coding sequence ATGAATACATACAACATCTTAACCAATGAACAAACTTCTCTTCCAAGAGGTAAGGCAGATTTTCTACTCGCTGCCTCTGTAACAAAGACATGTGAAATAGAGGGGATCACTCAGGCTGGAATCCCTGGAAAAATTGCTTATACGCCGACACTCGATGCGGAATTTATAGTAAATGAAAAACTCTATTCAATGCCTGAGATTGCAGAGACTCCAAGCGGTGTACCTACACCGGCACTGCTCACTCGTGCCATTCACAACCTTGATCCGTTTGAAACAATAGAGATCTTAGATCTGGGCTTAGAGGTAAAACCGCAGAATGTTCCTGTACATCACTTCGATATAAAACCTTCCGAGTCTATCGATCACGGGGCGAATATTGATGCAAAAGAGATCTTTGCAAAAGGGATGAAGTTTGGAAGGGAGTATGAACTCAAAGGAAACTACCTGATTTTAGGTGAATCAACTCCTGCAGGGACAACAACTGCAGCGGCAAGCGTACTTGCCCTCGGGTATGAGCTGGAAGATGCTTTTTCATCAAGCTTTCTAAACGCTCCAAAAAACATAAAAAAAGAGACTCTCGATAAAGCACTTTCTCTTATTAATCCTGAGATGTCCAACTTTGAGAAGCTTGGAGTTGTAAGTGACAATATGCTTCTGTTTTGTGCCGGTTTTTTAGTAGAAGCAAGTAGAAGATTTGAGATCGTTTTAGCAGGCGGGACACAGATGGCTGCATGTCTGCTTATCGCCGATGCAGTACGTGAAGATATACTAAAAAGACTCAATCATAACAATGTTACCCTGGCAACGACACAGTGGGTAGCAAAAGATCCCGCTTCAGATATCGCAAAAATTCTCTCCCATCTAAGCTACACGCCAAATGCCCTTTACACAACTTTCACATTTGAAAATGCGGAGATCCCTGTTTTGAAAAAATATGATGAGGGTGAAGCTAAAGAGGGTGTTGGTGCAGGAGCTGCACTTGCATACGGTGTGAGCAATTCACTGGAAAATGATCAGGTAGTTGAAGCTATTGAACTTGTAATGTACAACATGATGTAA
- a CDS encoding adenosylcobinamide-GDP ribazoletransferase: MSYFKAFALAFNMFTIFPFFKIHTYEDGINGRSALFYPFIGLIIGFTVYGLYLLLHDYLPAPHLAVLLFGLSILFTGALHLDGLSDTIDGFFVNKEKALEVMKDSHVGGMGMIFTFVFLSLKLSSFIYFEAWALLPLVMLLSRLNATLAIYIFPYISSGVGALIKQELKTTYVVIALLYSVVLSYLFSSTLMLLISLVSMFIIAGLLIRRYKGLNGDMYGFIIEISELILLNYLIIL, from the coding sequence ATGAGTTACTTCAAAGCCTTTGCCCTCGCCTTTAATATGTTTACCATCTTTCCCTTTTTTAAGATCCATACCTATGAAGATGGAATAAACGGTAGATCTGCACTTTTTTATCCGTTTATAGGGTTAATTATCGGCTTTACTGTTTACGGGCTTTACCTTTTACTTCACGACTATCTCCCTGCCCCACACCTTGCAGTCCTGCTTTTTGGTTTGAGTATACTTTTTACGGGTGCGCTTCATCTTGACGGTCTGAGTGATACGATCGATGGTTTCTTTGTTAATAAAGAAAAAGCATTAGAGGTGATGAAAGACAGCCATGTCGGCGGGATGGGGATGATCTTTACCTTTGTATTTTTAAGTTTGAAACTCTCCTCATTTATCTACTTTGAAGCCTGGGCCCTTTTACCATTGGTGATGCTGCTCTCTCGCCTTAATGCAACTCTTGCTATATACATTTTTCCCTACATAAGCAGCGGTGTCGGAGCGCTGATAAAGCAGGAGCTAAAAACAACCTATGTAGTTATAGCACTTCTTTATAGTGTAGTGCTTAGCTATCTTTTTAGCTCTACTCTGATGCTCTTAATCTCACTTGTAAGTATGTTTATAATAGCTGGCTTGCTCATACGTAGATACAAAGGGCTAAACGGTGATATGTACGGGTTTATCATTGAGATCAGCGAACTTATCTTACTTAACTATTTGATCATACTATGA
- a CDS encoding DUF3015 family protein → MKKILVSAAAAVMIATTAFAGVNNQTGCGLGSVIIKDDSSAVLLALQATTNGTLGNQTFGITSGTLGCKKTKFVMNERAEEFVASNMDTLAKEIAAGHGESVDTLAELLDVQDKETFASALQANYNKIYTSKNVEMNEVLDNISETSM, encoded by the coding sequence ATGAAAAAGATTTTAGTAAGTGCAGCAGCAGCTGTAATGATTGCAACGACAGCGTTTGCAGGTGTAAACAATCAAACTGGTTGTGGTCTTGGTTCAGTAATTATCAAAGATGATTCATCTGCAGTTCTTTTAGCTCTACAAGCTACTACAAACGGTACTTTAGGTAACCAAACTTTCGGTATCACTTCAGGGACTCTTGGTTGTAAAAAAACTAAGTTTGTTATGAATGAAAGAGCAGAAGAGTTCGTTGCATCTAACATGGATACTTTAGCAAAAGAGATTGCTGCTGGTCACGGTGAATCTGTTGATACTTTAGCTGAGCTTTTAGATGTTCAAGATAAAGAAACTTTCGCATCTGCACTTCAAGCAAACTACAACAAAATCTACACTTCTAAAAATGTAGAGATGAACGAAGTATTAGACAACATTTCTGAAACTTCAATGTAA
- a CDS encoding bifunctional adenosylcobinamide kinase/adenosylcobinamide-phosphate guanylyltransferase has product MGFQALFIGGIKSGKSKNAETYTLKFAKQKPLYLATTEFFDDEMHERVQKHKDQRADKFETLEESLNLDNALQKQNKTVLVECVSMWINNMLYHNKTLEEMMTQLENISKQENDVIFVINDVSNSVISENKLVRKFVDINGIISQYIAQHSKEVFHVTAGISVKIK; this is encoded by the coding sequence ATGGGTTTTCAAGCATTATTTATCGGCGGTATCAAATCGGGAAAAAGTAAAAATGCCGAAACCTATACCCTCAAATTTGCAAAACAAAAACCTCTCTACCTCGCAACTACAGAATTTTTTGACGATGAGATGCACGAACGTGTGCAAAAACATAAAGATCAACGTGCAGACAAATTTGAAACGCTTGAGGAATCTCTCAATCTCGATAACGCACTGCAAAAACAAAACAAAACTGTTTTAGTAGAGTGTGTAAGTATGTGGATCAACAATATGCTCTACCACAACAAAACCCTTGAAGAGATGATGACGCAACTTGAAAATATCTCCAAACAGGAAAATGATGTTATCTTTGTTATCAATGATGTTAGTAATTCCGTTATCAGCGAAAACAAACTGGTAAGAAAATTTGTAGATATCAATGGGATTATCTCACAGTATATTGCCCAACACTCAAAAGAGGTGTTTCATGTTACTGCGGGAATAAGTGTGAAAATAAAATGA